The genomic window TCTTTCCAAATTATTGTAAGTACTTTTTACACCCTGTATAAGATACTACATTATAAGACATGATAAGAAACTTGGGTGAAATTATTTTGTTCCTTAACTCTCAAAGTAACTgttttataagatatttttattagatagcGGTGATCGTCAAGTGAATAGTATTCCGCTTTAGGGATGACAGAGTTCGatgcacctgtaactttttggagtaatgtgcattttttaatataaactaaaaatcatattttgttttaatggaaaaggaaaacattgtgaggaaacttgcatacaaGAGGGTTAtccataatattctaaaagGTGTGAAAGTCACTGGCACTTGGTAGACCCCTGCCGAAACTCTTCTCATACTGTGAGGAGAATTCTGTATATTAGCCTGGTATGGGGTTGTTACTAATCTCTTATCTTTTCAGACATAGCCAGTTGTTCAGCCCACCGCTACCTACAGAGAAAATCAACTCAATAAACAACCTCCAATTCTGTGTTCTCGATAAAATTTACATCGAATTTACCCAACCCTGGTGGCCTGAATTCCCAtcaaattttactattttatggaAAGATGAAGACAAAGCAAGGTTTAATGAACAGGAGACATGGATTACAGAAATTTTTGGATTTAATACTGTAGAATATCACCCAAATTCGCTTGTTGCATGGATTTATGGAGCAGGGGCTATGGAAATGGAGAGAGCCAGCTATGAACAAGTCAAAGCTGGTATTGAGAAACTGTTGCAAGTTTTGTTtagtaaacaatttaaactgAATCCTGTGAAATCtattttaaggtaatttttaatgGTTATTATGCTtccaaagaaaaatatattcattcagTCAGAAAATAAATTCGACTAAAATATAACAAGAGGTGCTCAAATTGCACTTTTTGGATTGCATTATATGATAACATTAAGTAAAGTTATAGTTTGTTTAATCTAAAGTCAAgttatctttttaattatttcaggtCACAGTGGGCATCTAATCCTCTCATTAGAGGATCATACTCCTACCGTAGTGTTTACACTGAAGAAAATGATGCTAGTGCAAAAGCATTAAGCGAGCCTTTATATCACGGTGATAGTTTCCCTGTGGTTGGCTTTGCAGGTGAAGCCACATCATATCACAGGCACAATGGTGTCCATGGTGCAGTTGAAGCGGGATTTAGGGAAGCAGATAGATTTATTGACAGCTTCAAAAAAGggacaaaataatgtttataaggattaaaataataatcttatctGGTCTTTTGTCAcagtttattacattttttattataataacagttGAAATAAAAGCACTTAATGCTGCAATGCTATTGATGATGGAACACATTAACGTTATTTCTTGATATGTCATGCAGGTAAACTAAAAACTTGTTAATAAGAAGGTAaatacatagtatatataaaatacaagcaCTAATTATTGTCTGTTTCTAGCTTTCTTTTACAATTTCCTGCTAAATCGTCAATTAGGAATAATTATagtttactaaaattatatgaataaaaataaatatttttcattctttgtttttttatgtcttTAATTCAATTTCCCCTTGTTATTAAGCAATTACTGGTTATTCCTATCCAAAAATGTCTGAGGTGGTCTGTTTTATAGATGTTACCCTGGTTCTTCCACTGCAGTTTTCTACAAAGCCAGTGGCATGgagaatgtttttaattgttatattatgtagCCTATGATACTCTACTTCTATTCAACTACCTCTGCCAAAAATCCCAGTCtattggttgctcagttaggTCGTGAAGTAAGGACATACAAACACTTTCGAATTCGATTGCTTTAGATTTACATCAACTTTGATAGGTGAGTGTGAGTGAATGATGTGTATCGAGGCTACGTCCTAAGGTTAGTTTTTGTATTCTAATCTAAAATCTTAATGTTTGGTCTTTGTAATACAACTTTAATAAACTAGACAAGTGCGAGATGGACTCGCGCACAAGTCATGTCTGTTGTATAAGGTGTCTCCTAACCCATttgtgacattttaatttatttttgtatttttaaggtGAATATATATCTAAGATTCTGCGAATATTTAAAGGCGCTTTAAACCACCTGTTGCCGTTATCAATATCGAGCAAAAACGTTAATAATTGTTGTATGTCAGCCTGGTGACGGAAGGACAGACAGCTGAGTCTTAAGGACTTCACACACGGCAgctataatgtatattaatgaTTAATGATTAATCCTGGGATGTATAGCTTTAAATTAACGTATCTCACAGACAACAGGTAATGTAATGTATCTTTCCCTTCATTCCATTGGTATACGTCTCGATTGGCGCACTGTCCAGATGCAAAGGTGTTATACAGGtgttggtatttttaataaataaataaatatactacgacaatacacacatcgccatctagacccaaagtaagaggtgcttgtgttatgggtactaagatgactgacgattatatttatgaataatatacattaatacttataatttacagataaacacccagccactgaaaaacattcatgttcatcaaaaaatcattttccagttttgggaatcgaacccacggccttggactctgaaagcaggttcgctgcccactgttcCATTCGGTTGtccaatgtaataataatatggatcTGTCGAGATacttattactaaattaaatcatATGATGAATTATCAGAGGAAAAATTTTGTGATTATTTCCGGGAGTTAATATCAACGTTTTCTAAAATTCATGGTCTAATGAACACAACAAAAGATTGAATGGCTGTAACTAAGGACTGTCCTATTCGTGTCTCTGTCTATCACATAAACACTTTGAACACCCTTTTCGAAGAGAGATGTTTAGTAATAAACGGAAATTTATTGAGATGTATTAAGATCTAtcgaaatataaatgtatattttcgtATCGTTCTGGATCTTAAGATACGAAgatgtaaaaatatacattatagttgTCGCGTGTGGACTCCTGACGATTTCTATGGAAAGTTGTGATGTATTGTGCTATAATATACATCTTTATATTATAGCTGGCGTGTGTGAAGTCCTTTAGGTTccctttttaccttttttatacggaaccctaaaaatgagtagtttctaaaacattttacagggaaataaagagtataattaAATCAAGAATCATTTTCTAATCTGTGGAAGACATATGtcaattttcatttgttaaatctatggagggtagaggtaaggagagtcatctgtgtatatgaaaaagtgtcgtcaaaatgtattaaattaggatggcgccacatttgcatcagggtaactcttaaaagaagcgccaaatataaatattgttagagtaggcttgaaaaataaacaaggaagtatggagatacaaggaagtaaggttatatttaccacaatattttgtacaacgtaagttgttgaaattctcaataattaactactttagtcgataatgacattaaattttttaactcggcctACTTCAAttcgattgctacattcataccataccctgtgcatccaccagcgccattgtggaggatttttgaactgttatttagcgcatacactggacactttttcaacttttctcccatataagatgactctccttacctctaccctccacaGTTAAATCAAAGCTTagaaactatggagggtagaggtaaggagagtcatcttatatgggagaaaagttgaaaaagtgtccagttgtatgcgctaaataacagttcaaaaatcctccacaatggcgctggtggatgcacagggtatggtatgaatgtagcaatcgtagatgaattgaagtatgccgagttaaaaaatttgatgtcattatcgactaaagtagttaattattgagaatttcaacaacttacgttgtacaaaatattgtggtaaatataaccttacttccttgtttatttttcaagcctactctaacaatatttatatttcgcgCTTCTTTTAatagttaccttgatgcaaatgtggcgccatcctaatttaatacattttgacgacactttttcatatacacagatgatcctccttacctctaccctccatattagAAACAAAGTAAACTCCTGTCAAAAAGTTGAAAGTTTATCTTTATGTCAAATTTATGGACTACAGGACGTgggattatttaaattttatattgttttattgtaatttcgCAACAATATACCTAAAATATTGACCTATAATGCATAACATTTACTCTGAATGTTACTGTAACGATTAACCTAGCGGaattattatgagtatttatcacttaaaacacaaattaaactGAACAATGGAAGAGTCGATAGAATGCGTTGAAAATCCAGTGGAAACTGTTCCAAAAACGAATCTGCTTCGTTGTATGGAATGGCTGCAAACCCAAAATGAACTGACGAAGGTTTCGAAGTACAATAAAGACGATATCTCGTTAACTACAGACTCGAATTcccttaaaaaaatcatattatgtagTGGAGACGATGACACGACGGTGCTAGCTGGGGTGGATGAACTTGCTATTGAACCAAAGGCTGTGGTAAATAtcttcattcattattttatccCCAATAGGGTACACATTTGTTCAATCTCTGCAGTCTTTTCGCTGGCGAAGACGAGGCTCGCGATTTCTTACGTCGTGGATTCTTATTAACGATGTTGAGATATTATGTAGACTCACTCTGTTCATTACTCCAAATATATCTTTCAAGCTAAGACGTATGTGTAATATAACGTAGACTCTAAAACATTGTGATTGTTTTATGAACTCTAAAACACAACCAATATATTGGTtggtttttctaaataaatttccatgctgtaacaatttttttttcctgagAGAACTAGGTATAGTTGACACATATAAACACAAGTGAAGTCTTTAGCTTTATTTAGTTAGTATAGATGAGTTTCTTAAATCTGAGaaaacaacattattttacaaatgcatgatttactttttcaaaaattatatgaaatagttaaaaattatttctatttattgtgTGACAAATTTGCTTAAGAATAAACCGTAAAATATACCTAGCATTCCAGTCAAAATGGTTCAGTAGATCCTTCAGAAGGGTTACAAAATGTACACACTCACCTTAAAACTTTCCTTTATAGTGTTAATGAGATTATAATCATTGTGTCAAAcatcattgaatgaatgaatgaatgaatacacttttattgtacaccacataaacataacaaattaacagtaaaaatttaacaaaaggtatacaatttggcggccttatcgctacatagcgatcatTTTATGGGTTGTACCTTGTTTGCATAACTACATTACATCTGCTTTATGTATTACTTCTTAAACATTAACATAACTAATCAAttgttagttagtttagttCTCAAAAGATCtcatttgtgtttaattttgttttttaaatgtttttgcaTATATTTACCAGTTGGGCTGGTTATAAAGTAATATCATTAACTGAATATATTTCAACAAAGGAGCAACACAGATGTGGACACTGGTCTGCCTATTGCTTACTGCTGGTATAGACTGATGAATCCTCAAAGTTTCCTAACAATTCTATTTATTACAGCCTTTAAGATACTTACGTGTGAAGGATCTGGATATGCAATGCGAATGGCAATTGTGCAGGAGTCATTTCTCAGATTATGAACTTTTTCAACAACATATCACAAATCATTGTTCCGAGCTTCACACCCTTGATAAGAAGGCAAATGGTAAGTAAAACATAagtaggaaaataaatatgttgtaGATGTTATGCATTTTTTTCACTGATCTCTCTTAATCGCTCATGAATTGCTTTACTCATACAAATGGCAGCTTAAAATTTGTCACAATTCAAAATTTACTTATTCCAAGTATAAGGACTTTTAAAATCTGTGACTGCCACCAGTTCCGAAGGCAAAATTCTTGAGACtaagcaggcaagaaactcactaGTTGCTCTTTTTTCAAGTTAATCATTTTAACAGTAATTATTCTGATTCGCAAGAGTTGAAAACAGCGGTTTGTTTCTAGCaacctttttgttttttctcttGTTAAATTCATCACTTGTatttgcattggtaggtccaaaattaccctgGGAATCAAGTTATGAAAACAAATCTGTACCTATCAAAGACAATGCGCAGTTGTCACTAGTTTAttaccgtttctagtaagttgattatttatatccacttttagTTTATAAAGACATTTATAGTCATATACAGCTTTTTATCCTCAAAAATACAGTCCATATTATACATTTGTTTTCAGTGGATTACATCTGTCTATGGGATGTTTGCGGGCATAGCACAACAGATTTGTCTGAAATGGTACGCCATATAAACTACCACGCGTACCATGCTCGACTTTTGGCCATTGGCTTAAACGCCAGGGCTACGTTGAAGTTGGAACAATGCAGAAAAGACTCTAGCAAACGAAACCAGCTGCCGCCATTAAAGCATAAACACTGTTGCATGTGGGTGGAATGTTCACAGAGCTATAATTCTATACAGGTAAGATTTTGTGTCCACTTGTATTTATACATTACTAGCTGTCCTGGCCTgacccgattttttttttttttttatgattgttatattttaatacttattatcctatacCGGACTAAgataaatccaaaaaatcaaatatcctaaaaattggtccagctattcttgagttataaatggtctAACTAACACAACTCTCtgttatatatatctttatatatatattgtgtgcgtgtatatgtcactgaactcctcctaaacggctggaccgatttgaattaatttttccgtatgcgtttgggtggcaccctggatggtttagattcacaaatcagcccgacagatagcgctggggtcagctagtatatatatatggataagTAACctcttttgataaatattacaGTGTCGCAAACATAGTCCTGCAGAAGCTCTCAACATAGTTATTGTCCTTGAGAGTAAGTCGGGACTTGATAAAAAATTCCAACGTGTTTCAGTCATTTACCCAGTTTCACTCTGTAAACCGACTACAAAATGTTCACTACTTTGTTTTTTCTTCCAGTCGTTCTTCGATCACGTGAAGCAGCACATAATATACTCGGACAGGTATCTGTGCTCTTGGGCCGGCTGTGGCGCCATTTTCCCTCGCCGCCCGCTGCTCACCATGCATGTGCGCTCGCACACACAAGAACGTCTCATCGCCTGCTACCACTGCGGGCAGCACTTCGCCTGCAACAGGAAGCTCAGCGATCATCTTATGAGGCAGGTTTGTGTTTATCCTATGGCCTTATGGATTCCTAGTACTTATCATTATTACCAggacgggtttcctctcagaataagaagagtCCAACATTCACACATCTataagaaaattatgtagaactctcaggcatgcatgttacTTCACCATGTTTCTCTTGTCCGTAAAAACGCACATGGCTTCGAGATTCCTGCCGGATTACGTAGTCGGCCCCCGTGaaggccatcaccgcttcatggAATCCTAGTACTCATTATCATTATagacccattacgggcccattACAGGCTTGGGTCTCTTataatgagaatggtttagactgtccaccacgctgacccaatTCGGATTGGGTggcttgagaacattatggagaactctcaggcatgcaggtttcctcgcgatgttttcaatcactgttgaagcaagtgatatttttattgcttaaaacgcacataactccgaaaagtaatacataacaataaaatagtaCCAAAGCCTTAGCCACAAAGCTATCATCGCTGTTCTAGTTCTAAAGAATAGgtatgtactattttatttatttttatttagtatggGCTCATTGGTCTAGTCACTAGACACTAGTGGCTAGCacgttctttaaaaaatatatattttaaacagtttttgtattacatacgcggtgacaaccatacCATGATTAGTTTACATTTGAGATCAAAAATGTAGTCACGGCTTTcacttttataacataaaagcCATAAATATCCATACGTATCCCTCTTTTAAAATTACCTTATATATTCCTAATATTAAGGCAAAAATAGGTTCAAACTTATACTTTTTAgtctatcaaaaaaaaaaaaaaaaagttaaattgttTTAGAACGTCGATCCAGACACGGGAATACCATGCGGGATGTGCGGCATACTCTGCGCCTCGGAGTATCTCAAGCGTGAACACGAAAGACAGCACATCTCCGCATATGCATGCGCCATGTGCGATATGTCCGCTCCGTCCCCGGCCGCGCTTGCGTATCACATGCGCTATAGACATCTGTCCTCCAGTGGCACGAGGACCCACGCGTGTCCACAGTGTTCATATAAGTAAGCTCTTTTATCGTTTTGATGCCCTAGTATGTATCTGCGGGAGTCAAGCCGATACGGAATACAGCTTGGAAAATCTCAAGCATGCTACCTTTGTAGTGTAGATATTTATCTTTTAGCTGCATGAGATGCCACACGTGTACAAATTGTTCAACaagctcttttatttattttttgatagtatattatgtatctgCGATAGCCAAGTCAGAAAATAAATCAGTTGGCGTCCTTCTAGAATACAGATAGGGAACCGTTAGGCATGCTCCTACCATGAAAAGTGTCTTCTATGCAACTTTTGTATGCATTGCAtgtgagttgcaagtgtcttatatgcaAGTTCGGTATGCATTCCATGTGAGTTGCAAGTGTCATTAATTAGAGTTCGGTATGCATTGCAtgtgagttgcaagtgtcttataTGCGAGTTCGGTATGCATTCCAtgtgagttgcaagtgtcttttataagAGTTCGGTATGCATTGCAtgtgagttgcaagtgtcttataTGCGAGTTCGGTATGCATTCCAtgtgagttgcaagtgtcttttatgagagTTCTGTATACATTGCAtgtgagttgcaagtgtcttttatacgaGTTCTGTATACATTGCAtgtgagttgcaagtgtctcatatgcgagttctgtatacATTCCATGTGAGTTGAAACTGTCATTTATTAGAGGTAGGTATGCATTGCAtgtgagttgcaagtgtcttataTGCCACTACTGTATGCATTGCATGTGGTTGCAAGTCTCTTATATCCGAGTTCTGTATACATTCCATGTGAGTTGAAACTGTCATTTATTAGAGTTCGGTATGCATTGCATGTGGTTGCAAGTCTCTtatatgcgagttctgtatacATTCCATGTGAGTTGCAAGTGTGTTTTATTAGAGTTCGGTATGCATTGCAtgtgagttgcaagtgtcttataTGCGAGTTCGGTATGCATTCCAtgtgagttgcaagtgtcttaaTTAGAGTTCGGTATGCATTGCATttgagttgcaagtgtcttttatgccactTCTGTATGCATTGCATgcgagttgcaagtgtcttttatgccactTCTGAATGTATTGCATGTcagttgcaagtgtcttataTGCGAGTTCGGTATGCATTCCATGTGAGTTGCAAGTTTCTTTTATTAGAGTTAggaatacattgcatttgagttgcaagtgtcttttatacgaGTTCTGTATGCATTCCAtgtgagttgcaagtgtctcatatgcgagttctgtatacATTCCATGTGAGTTGAAACTGTCATTTATTAGAGGTAGGTATGCATTGCATctgagttgcaagtgtcttataTGCCACTACTGTATGCATTGCATGTGAGTTGCAAGTCTCTTATATGCGAGTTCGGTATGCATTCCAtgtgagttgcaagtgtcttataTGCGAGTTCGGTATGCATTCCATttgagttgcaagtgtcttaaTTAGAGTTCGGTATGCATTGCATttgagttgcaagtgtcttttatgccactTCTGTATGCATTGCATgcgagttgcaagtgtcttttatgccactTCTGAATGTATTGCATGTcagttgcaagtgtcttataTGCGAGTTCGGTATGCATTCCATGTGAGTTGCAAGTTTCTTTTATTAGAGTTAggaatacattgcatttgagttgcaagtgtcttttatacgaGTTCTGTATGCATTCCATGTgtgttgcaagtgtcttttatgagagTTATGTATACATTGCAtgtgagttgcaagtgtctcatatgcgagttctgtatacATTCCATGTGAGTTGAAACT from Pararge aegeria chromosome 20, ilParAegt1.1, whole genome shotgun sequence includes these protein-coding regions:
- the LOC120632726 gene encoding histone H4 transcription factor isoform X2; the protein is MEESIECVENPVETVPKTNLLRCMEWLQTQNELTKVSKYNKDDISLTTDSNSLKKIILCSGDDDTTVLAGVDELAIEPKAVPLRYLRVKDLDMQCEWQLCRSHFSDYELFQQHITNHCSELHTLDKKANDYICLWDVCGHSTTDLSEMVRHINYHAYHARLLAIGLNARATLKLEQCRKDSSKRNQLPPLKHKHCCMWVECSQSYNSIQSFFDHVKQHIIYSDRYLCSWAGCGAIFPRRPLLTMHVRSHTQERLIACYHCGQHFACNRKLSDHLMRQNVDPDTGIPCGMCGILCASEYLKREHERQHISAYACAMCDMSAPSPAALAYHMRYRHLSSSGTRTHACPQCSYKAVTKSDLRKHIPIHKKKRKKEKNKISDEDSSEEEVKKKKKVVKKKYACHMCPEKEVKVFSRGGRLTTHLVKVHGARWPFGHSRFRYQISEDGMYRLTTTRFEYEDISKKIVDGYSGPKESLNNTLEFDVTAIAEATKTTPKRFEISLKNNDLQRDIKTGGENVKNEKEDHEIDQNAVEIMMCDVDDDGNIINTETIQSYPLLL
- the LOC120632726 gene encoding histone H4 transcription factor isoform X1, yielding MEESIECVENPVETVPKTNLLRCMEWLQTQNELTKVSKYNKDDISLTTDSNSLKKIILCSGDDDTTVLAGVDELAIEPKAVPLRYLRVKDLDMQCEWQLCRSHFSDYELFQQHITNHCSELHTLDKKANVDYICLWDVCGHSTTDLSEMVRHINYHAYHARLLAIGLNARATLKLEQCRKDSSKRNQLPPLKHKHCCMWVECSQSYNSIQSFFDHVKQHIIYSDRYLCSWAGCGAIFPRRPLLTMHVRSHTQERLIACYHCGQHFACNRKLSDHLMRQNVDPDTGIPCGMCGILCASEYLKREHERQHISAYACAMCDMSAPSPAALAYHMRYRHLSSSGTRTHACPQCSYKAVTKSDLRKHIPIHKKKRKKEKNKISDEDSSEEEVKKKKKVVKKKYACHMCPEKEVKVFSRGGRLTTHLVKVHGARWPFGHSRFRYQISEDGMYRLTTTRFEYEDISKKIVDGYSGPKESLNNTLEFDVTAIAEATKTTPKRFEISLKNNDLQRDIKTGGENVKNEKEDHEIDQNAVEIMMCDVDDDGNIINTETIQSYPLLL